In Pseudomonadota bacterium, the genomic stretch GTTTTGAAATAACACGTAGTGCTTCTTCAGCACAGTGCCCGGAGTCCTTACACGCTAGATCACCAAGAGAAACCATTCCAACGAGCCTCTTTTCCTTATTTAGTACCGGAAGACGCCGAATTTGATTCTTTGCCATATTTCTCCCCACTTCTTCGACACTATCATTTTCATAGCAGTATAAAACTGGAGAAGACATAGCATCTTTGACCTGAGCAGAGGACGCTTCCCTACCTTCAGCAACAGCCCGAACTGCAATATCCCGATCAGTTAACATTCCCACCAAACGGTCTCCTTCACGCACGGGGATTGCTCCTATGTCATCATCCCGCATCAACTGTGACGCTTTCTCGAGTGAATCTGCTGGTGAGAGCAAATCCACATTTTCTGTCATAATTTCTTTTACATTCATGATCATACCTCAATAATAAAACACACCCTACAATTATATTAGACAACAATATAGCTAACAAATATTTAATTTTTATG encodes the following:
- a CDS encoding CBS domain-containing protein — encoded protein: MNVKEIMTENVDLLSPADSLEKASQLMRDDDIGAIPVREGDRLVGMLTDRDIAVRAVAEGREASSAQVKDAMSSPVLYCYENDSVEEVGRNMAKNQIRRLPVLNKEKRLVGMVSLGDLACKDSGHCAEEALRVISKPAQPH